In Paenibacillus algicola, a genomic segment contains:
- a CDS encoding ABC transporter ATP-binding protein produces MKSNTLFKEHMLQYKFSYMIGTALLSISCLLQLYIPQVLETFTDQLQGMSITSEEIISLAWLIAGIGILLAVFRATARIALLRLARLIEKNVRQRLFVKWEGLSNEYFSRQRIGDLMSHAVNDINILREVGMMGVFALVEAAVLIVIAIAAMASTVHAGLTALVMLPLPVLAYMAYRFRTQIEVRTTRVQEAIGQLTSRVQEFCAGIRVVKAYVQEEQELDKFKQDNELNVATNQKLIESNSFFTALSQAIVGFSYLLSVVFGGLLVMRSSITLGEFVAFNTYLTMLIPPVENLGRVINVFQRGRAADIRLRSILNTPAAVVDAEEVQRVPDLKGHIEFKGLSFRYPDQSREVLEDIQLTVPAGSSLAIVGKVGSGKTTLVHLLLRLYNPPEGTLFMDGIDIRSIPLKQLRQSIGFVPQEHMLFSTTIGENIAFDPKEYTFKQITEAAKIAQVHDNIIEFPRQFDTSLGERGVSLSGGQRQRVSIARALIKEPSILIFDDSLSAVDAETEERILAELKRMMKNRTTIITSHRLSAIRHADQIVVMDQGRIVEKGTHRELMKQGGMYASIYHMQTMNRVMEG; encoded by the coding sequence GTGAAGTCAAACACATTATTTAAGGAGCACATGCTGCAGTATAAGTTCAGCTATATGATAGGGACAGCGTTATTGTCCATATCCTGCCTTCTTCAATTGTATATTCCTCAGGTGCTTGAGACATTTACAGACCAATTGCAGGGAATGTCCATCACTTCAGAGGAAATCATCTCATTAGCTTGGTTGATCGCAGGGATCGGCATTCTATTGGCTGTATTTCGAGCTACAGCCCGGATTGCTCTGCTGCGGCTAGCCCGATTAATCGAAAAGAATGTGAGACAGAGGCTGTTCGTGAAATGGGAAGGCTTGTCCAACGAATACTTTTCCAGGCAGCGTATCGGGGACTTGATGTCCCATGCCGTGAATGACATTAACATTTTGCGGGAAGTAGGCATGATGGGCGTATTCGCATTGGTTGAGGCGGCTGTATTGATCGTTATAGCTATTGCGGCCATGGCGAGCACGGTTCATGCCGGACTTACCGCCCTGGTTATGCTGCCATTGCCGGTACTGGCGTATATGGCTTATCGTTTCCGTACACAAATTGAGGTGAGAACGACCCGTGTGCAGGAGGCTATTGGCCAGCTTACCAGCCGGGTACAGGAGTTCTGTGCAGGCATTCGAGTCGTCAAGGCTTATGTGCAGGAAGAGCAGGAGCTTGACAAGTTTAAACAGGACAATGAGCTCAATGTTGCAACCAATCAGAAGCTTATAGAGTCGAACTCCTTCTTTACCGCATTAAGCCAAGCCATCGTGGGTTTTAGCTATTTACTGTCTGTTGTATTCGGAGGGCTGCTGGTTATGCGGTCCAGTATCACCCTGGGTGAGTTTGTTGCCTTTAACACCTATTTAACGATGCTGATTCCCCCGGTGGAGAATTTGGGGCGCGTGATCAATGTGTTTCAGAGAGGAAGAGCAGCAGATATCCGGCTGCGCAGCATATTGAATACCCCGGCGGCGGTTGTTGATGCTGAGGAGGTGCAGCGAGTCCCTGATCTTAAGGGGCACATTGAGTTTAAGGGACTGAGCTTTCGTTATCCCGACCAGTCCAGAGAGGTGCTGGAGGATATTCAGCTCACGGTGCCGGCGGGCAGCAGCCTGGCGATTGTCGGGAAGGTAGGCAGCGGAAAAACGACGCTCGTCCACTTGCTGCTGCGGCTCTACAATCCGCCAGAAGGAACGCTTTTTATGGATGGTATAGATATAAGGAGCATTCCTTTGAAGCAGCTGCGGCAGTCGATCGGATTTGTGCCTCAGGAGCATATGCTGTTCTCCACAACGATCGGTGAGAATATTGCCTTTGACCCCAAGGAGTATACCTTCAAACAGATTACGGAAGCGGCCAAAATAGCTCAGGTGCATGATAACATCATTGAATTTCCCAGACAATTTGATACCTCGCTCGGTGAAAGAGGCGTGTCTTTATCAGGAGGACAGCGTCAGAGAGTGAGCATAGCCCGAGCACTCATCAAAGAGCCGTCCATCCTTATATTTGATGATAGCTTATCCGCGGTCGATGCAGAAACAGAAGAGAGAATTTTAGCAGAGCTCAAGAGAATGATGAAGAACAGGACGACCATCATTACAAGTCATCGGCTGTCTGCCATTCGACATGCAGATCAGATTGTTGTCATGGATCAGGGACGGATTGTTGAAAAAGGGACGCATCGTGAGCTGATGAAACAAGGCGGCATGTATGCTTCGATTTATCATATGCAGACTATGAACCGCGTAATGGAGGGATAG
- a CDS encoding ABC transporter ATP-binding protein codes for MDIHEEAQLKKVKDSLLWRKMMRFAIPYRKRIAGSFVLAMLIAALTVAQPLLVKNAIDERIHGIFKPMIATDSSIAPADLAPVVNGDAIPYEDRMYYRVDAKDLTESVGGESVQRAQIVAYQDQYYVLNGWVERTDELTFIPAASGMEITAPEGRTQLVEPMTDSQVRAFRSQDVSGFITIGVLFLISVVLAGVFTYWQSILLQTTGQHIIRDLRVVMFEHLAKLQTSFYDRNPVGRLVTRVAYDVEAVNQLFSQVIVNLAKELLLLIGIAAIMLHLDVSLALVSFAMIPLLIVITIYFKKVIRESQRLSRIMLSKLNSFLAESLSGMSIVQIFTREKKQLEQFVGLNDAHYQAGMKATVNNSLFNPLIGLFGNLALALIVWYGGGSVLAATVTFGVVYAFTTYVRQFFQPLMALSDRYTQIQMALTSAERIFELLEEQPAIMNSPHAKEVTKPLQGSIVFDKVWFAYEADDWVLKDISFEVKPGETVAFVGSTGAGKSSIIQLINRFYDIQKGSICLDGKPLDSYALTGLRQSVGVIQQDPFVFTGNVYENIRLNRTDISDEEITLAAKALHMDSFIQQLPQQYETMLGERGIKLSSGQQQLLSFLRVYVNNPDILILDEATAHVDTETEQTLQAGLLEMSKGKTTLIVAHRLSTIRHADKIIVLHKGEIKEVGTHHALLQQKGVYRKLYDLQNKEHSLDAMPHVQ; via the coding sequence ATGGACATTCATGAGGAAGCTCAGCTGAAGAAAGTGAAGGATTCATTGTTATGGAGAAAAATGATGCGGTTTGCTATCCCCTATCGGAAGCGGATTGCGGGTTCTTTTGTGCTTGCCATGCTGATTGCTGCATTGACCGTAGCCCAGCCGCTGCTTGTAAAAAATGCAATTGATGAGCGCATCCACGGTATTTTCAAACCGATGATTGCTACGGATTCCTCCATTGCGCCAGCAGACCTTGCCCCTGTTGTAAACGGGGATGCAATACCTTATGAAGATCGTATGTATTATCGGGTTGATGCCAAGGACCTGACTGAATCGGTGGGAGGAGAGAGCGTTCAGCGCGCTCAAATTGTTGCCTATCAAGATCAATATTATGTATTGAACGGTTGGGTGGAGAGAACAGACGAGCTCACGTTTATTCCCGCCGCAAGCGGGATGGAAATCACGGCACCCGAAGGGCGTACTCAGCTTGTGGAGCCTATGACGGACAGCCAGGTTCGCGCGTTCCGGAGTCAGGACGTCAGCGGTTTTATTACGATCGGTGTGCTCTTTCTGATCAGTGTCGTATTGGCAGGGGTGTTTACATACTGGCAATCCATATTGCTTCAAACGACGGGACAACACATCATTCGTGATCTGCGTGTTGTCATGTTTGAGCATTTGGCGAAGCTGCAGACCTCGTTCTATGATCGAAATCCTGTAGGCCGGCTCGTAACCCGGGTAGCTTATGACGTCGAAGCCGTGAATCAATTGTTCTCACAGGTTATTGTCAATCTGGCCAAGGAGCTGCTGTTGTTGATCGGGATCGCTGCGATTATGCTTCATCTCGACGTTTCACTGGCACTCGTTTCGTTTGCGATGATTCCACTGCTGATTGTTATTACGATTTATTTCAAAAAGGTGATTCGGGAATCGCAGCGGCTCTCCCGCATCATGCTCTCCAAACTGAACTCGTTCCTGGCTGAAAGCTTGAGCGGCATGAGTATCGTCCAAATATTTACTCGGGAGAAGAAGCAGCTGGAGCAGTTTGTGGGTCTCAACGATGCGCATTACCAAGCAGGCATGAAAGCAACGGTAAATAACTCTCTTTTTAATCCGCTGATTGGACTCTTCGGCAATCTGGCCCTGGCTCTCATCGTATGGTACGGGGGTGGCTCTGTGTTGGCGGCTACCGTTACGTTTGGGGTCGTGTACGCTTTTACAACATATGTTCGCCAATTCTTCCAGCCGTTAATGGCGCTCTCAGACCGCTACACCCAAATCCAGATGGCATTGACATCAGCAGAGCGTATCTTTGAGCTTCTGGAAGAACAGCCGGCTATCATGAATTCGCCGCACGCGAAGGAGGTTACCAAGCCGCTTCAGGGCAGCATAGTCTTCGACAAGGTGTGGTTCGCCTATGAGGCTGACGATTGGGTGCTTAAAGATATCAGCTTTGAGGTCAAGCCGGGAGAAACGGTGGCCTTTGTAGGCTCAACCGGGGCAGGGAAGAGCTCGATCATTCAGCTGATTAATCGTTTCTATGATATACAAAAGGGAAGCATTTGCTTGGACGGGAAGCCTTTAGACAGCTATGCATTGACGGGGCTCAGACAATCGGTGGGAGTTATTCAGCAGGATCCGTTCGTGTTTACAGGCAACGTATATGAGAATATACGGCTCAACCGCACGGATATTTCCGATGAAGAAATTACATTGGCCGCGAAGGCGCTGCACATGGATAGCTTCATTCAGCAGCTGCCGCAGCAATACGAAACCATGCTGGGGGAGCGGGGGATCAAGCTTTCGTCTGGACAACAGCAGCTATTGTCCTTTCTCCGGGTGTACGTAAACAATCCGGACATCCTGATTCTCGATGAAGCTACGGCTCACGTGGATACAGAAACCGAGCAAACTCTGCAGGCCGGGCTGCTTGAAATGTCCAAAGGCAAAACGACATTGATTGTAGCGCATCGTCTATCCACGATCCGTCATGCGGATAAGATTATTGTGCTTCATAAGGGTGAAATCAAAGAGGTGGGTACGCATCATGCTTTACTCCAGCAAAAGGGAGTGTATCGTAAATTATATGATCTGCAGAACAAAGAACACAGCTTGGATGCCATGCCCCATGTACAGTAG
- a CDS encoding AraC family transcriptional regulator, with product MSKPWEIMKQLNQMNFNVLIAGLAKHGPCWHSKAYKHRFHSIWMVTRGSGTFMLDGNSYTAEPGRLFVVSPGMVVERMSEPAIEFYFVRFEYALACASNDPGNSDHSTPSPFPLSGAYTILTPLSLVNTMEQLVQNMKRRGEFTLMHRRILFLELLMQILTDLRTQLVTGDTTMAIEKTINYMVNHYNENITLDQLSTMASLSISHYSRLFKKYTNYSPIHYLTHLRMDRAKELLILSDYRLKAIARSVGYEDELYFSRLFKKTEGLSPSTYAKNYETTPKH from the coding sequence TTGAGTAAACCATGGGAAATCATGAAGCAGCTGAATCAAATGAACTTTAACGTTCTCATTGCCGGCTTAGCCAAGCACGGACCATGCTGGCACAGCAAAGCGTACAAACATCGCTTTCATAGCATATGGATGGTCACCAGAGGCAGCGGAACCTTCATGCTGGACGGAAACTCATATACGGCGGAGCCTGGCAGGCTGTTCGTCGTGTCGCCCGGCATGGTCGTTGAGCGCATGTCTGAGCCAGCCATTGAGTTTTATTTCGTCCGATTTGAGTATGCCCTAGCTTGTGCCTCGAATGACCCCGGCAATTCAGATCACAGTACACCCTCGCCCTTTCCGCTGAGCGGGGCGTATACGATCCTGACGCCTCTTTCCTTGGTGAACACGATGGAACAATTAGTGCAAAATATGAAGCGTCGAGGTGAGTTTACCTTGATGCATCGGCGCATTCTGTTCCTTGAGCTGCTTATGCAAATACTGACGGATTTAAGAACTCAACTGGTCACCGGGGATACCACGATGGCTATAGAAAAAACGATCAATTATATGGTCAATCACTACAACGAAAACATTACCTTAGATCAGCTGTCTACGATGGCTAGTCTGAGCATTAGCCACTACTCTCGTTTATTCAAAAAATATACGAATTACAGCCCGATTCACTATTTAACGCATCTGCGTATGGACCGCGCGAAGGAGCTGTTGATTTTATCGGATTACAGACTGAAGGCCATTGCGCGCAGCGTAGGGTACGAGGACGAGCTATATTTCAGCCGCCTGTTCAAGAAGACCGAAGGCCTCTCTCCTTCCACCTACGCCAAAAACTATGAGACAACGCCCAAGCACTAA
- a CDS encoding class I mannose-6-phosphate isomerase yields MSQYILKLNENRVRRNYRGGYGLDVFKGKEACADGETPEDWICSTVTAKNPGLAPRENEGLSQVLVDGELITVKELFEREKEFYLGAAAEMPFLCKLLDSQMRLHTQAHPTKKFSRAFLNSNHGKLECYYILDVRDDVEPYIRLGFQHSPARMEWKRIIETQDLKAMDDCFERIPVQPGHIWYIPGGVPHAIGEGITMIEIMEPSDWVVRCEFEREGLVVPPEARFMGRDLEFCLDVFDYTEYTPQEVQDKFKLTPKPRGQVENLVDTDITRDFRVDRLKVQGETTLATENRLMVGIVVTSEAEICAGGSWFKVSKGESFVVAAKATEIHFRGDHAEIILIS; encoded by the coding sequence ATGAGTCAATATATTTTGAAGCTGAATGAGAACCGAGTGCGAAGAAATTACCGCGGAGGCTATGGGCTTGACGTATTCAAGGGAAAAGAGGCTTGTGCCGACGGGGAGACTCCGGAGGATTGGATCTGCTCTACGGTGACAGCCAAGAATCCGGGTCTTGCGCCACGGGAAAACGAGGGCTTATCCCAGGTGCTTGTGGATGGGGAGCTCATCACGGTAAAAGAGCTGTTTGAACGAGAGAAGGAATTTTATTTAGGAGCGGCGGCGGAAATGCCGTTTCTGTGCAAGCTGCTTGATTCCCAGATGAGACTGCATACACAGGCTCATCCTACGAAGAAGTTCTCGCGTGCCTTCCTGAATTCAAATCACGGCAAGCTGGAATGCTATTATATTCTGGATGTCCGGGATGATGTCGAGCCCTATATCCGGCTGGGGTTTCAGCATTCGCCTGCGCGGATGGAGTGGAAGAGGATCATCGAGACGCAGGATTTAAAAGCGATGGATGACTGCTTTGAGCGGATACCGGTTCAGCCCGGACATATCTGGTACATTCCGGGCGGCGTTCCGCACGCGATAGGCGAGGGAATTACGATGATTGAAATTATGGAGCCTTCGGATTGGGTCGTGCGGTGTGAATTTGAGCGCGAAGGGCTGGTTGTACCGCCGGAAGCCCGGTTTATGGGAAGGGATCTGGAGTTTTGCCTGGATGTGTTTGATTATACAGAATATACTCCGCAGGAGGTGCAGGACAAGTTCAAGCTGACCCCGAAGCCGCGCGGTCAGGTGGAGAACCTGGTCGATACAGATATAACCCGGGATTTCAGAGTGGATCGGCTGAAGGTACAGGGTGAAACCACATTGGCCACGGAGAACAGGCTGATGGTGGGAATTGTTGTGACCTCTGAAGCCGAGATTTGTGCGGGGGGAAGCTGGTTCAAGGTGAGCAAAGGGGAGAGCTTTGTTGTGGCCGCCAAGGCTACCGAGATTCATTTCCGGGGAGATCACGCGGAGATCATCTTGATCAGCTAG
- a CDS encoding TVP38/TMEM64 family protein — translation MNKIPPWIWKALGAAAIVGGLLWFHQNVLDLSPSTIQAWMLSLGWAAPVIYIALYTLRPLILFPASLLSVAGGLAFGPLWGTVYTIAGAVMGAAVAFMAARMLGKRLVKKEWKGQWSKVQQQLEERGFVYVVVLRLIPLFPFDLISYAAGASKVRLLPFVLGTLVGIIPGTFAYNFLGASLAEGRTGLILAAAAVLLIAIALPLLIKRKMNTAKDKRENPKEA, via the coding sequence ATGAACAAAATACCCCCTTGGATATGGAAGGCGCTTGGAGCAGCAGCCATTGTTGGCGGCTTGCTATGGTTTCATCAGAATGTGCTGGATCTCAGCCCGAGTACGATTCAGGCCTGGATGCTCTCGCTCGGCTGGGCGGCGCCGGTCATTTATATCGCGCTATATACACTGCGGCCGCTGATTCTGTTCCCGGCCTCCCTATTGTCTGTGGCTGGCGGATTGGCCTTCGGGCCGCTGTGGGGAACGGTGTATACGATCGCAGGTGCTGTCATGGGAGCGGCGGTCGCCTTTATGGCTGCACGAATGCTGGGAAAACGACTTGTGAAGAAGGAATGGAAGGGCCAATGGAGCAAGGTGCAGCAGCAGCTGGAGGAGCGCGGATTTGTCTATGTTGTGGTGCTGCGGCTCATTCCGTTATTTCCCTTTGACCTGATCAGCTATGCGGCGGGAGCCTCGAAGGTCAGGCTGCTGCCGTTTGTGCTCGGCACGCTGGTCGGGATAATACCGGGAACCTTTGCCTACAATTTTCTCGGCGCGAGCCTGGCAGAGGGCAGGACCGGGCTTATTCTGGCCGCTGCGGCCGTGCTTCTGATTGCAATTGCGTTACCGCTGCTCATTAAACGAAAGATGAATACGGCAAAGGACAAGAGAGAAAATCCCAAGGAAGCATAA
- a CDS encoding tRNA dihydrouridine synthase, which translates to MKNHFWLELPRPFFVLAPMEDVTDVVFRHVVSAAARPDVFFTEFANTESYCHPEGNQSVRGRLTFTEDEQPMVAHIWGDKPEYFRRMSMGMAEEGFRGVDINMGCPVPNVAEHGKGSGLICRPDLAGDIVQAAKAGGLPVSVKTRLGFHAVEEWRSWLTHILKQDIANLSIHLRTRDEMSKVPAHWELIPEIKQLRDEIAPDTLLTINGDIADRKAGLKLAEQYGVDGIMIGRGIFHNPFAFEKEPREHSSEELLNLLRLHLDLHDQYSALEHRSFRPLARFFKIYVRGFRGAGELRNQLMNARSTSEVRSLLETFGDVEHSRTE; encoded by the coding sequence ATGAAGAATCATTTCTGGCTGGAATTGCCGCGGCCATTCTTCGTGCTGGCACCGATGGAGGATGTAACGGATGTCGTGTTCCGGCACGTTGTAAGTGCTGCGGCAAGACCGGATGTGTTTTTTACGGAGTTTGCGAATACAGAGAGCTACTGTCATCCGGAAGGGAACCAAAGCGTGCGCGGCCGCTTGACGTTTACAGAGGATGAGCAGCCTATGGTCGCTCATATTTGGGGAGACAAGCCGGAGTATTTTCGCCGGATGAGCATGGGGATGGCGGAGGAAGGCTTCCGAGGCGTTGACATTAATATGGGCTGCCCCGTACCGAATGTGGCGGAGCACGGCAAGGGCAGCGGCCTCATCTGCCGGCCGGATCTGGCCGGAGACATCGTCCAGGCTGCCAAGGCAGGGGGCTTGCCCGTTAGCGTGAAGACTAGACTTGGCTTTCATGCTGTAGAGGAATGGCGGAGCTGGCTGACTCATATTTTGAAGCAGGATATTGCCAACCTCTCCATCCATTTGCGGACCAGAGACGAGATGAGCAAGGTGCCGGCACACTGGGAGCTGATTCCGGAGATCAAGCAGCTTCGGGATGAGATCGCGCCGGATACGCTGCTTACGATCAATGGAGATATTGCGGATCGTAAGGCCGGATTGAAGCTGGCCGAGCAGTATGGTGTGGATGGCATTATGATCGGGCGGGGGATTTTTCACAATCCGTTTGCCTTCGAGAAGGAGCCTAGAGAGCACAGCAGTGAGGAGCTATTGAATTTGCTGCGGCTGCACCTCGATCTTCACGACCAGTACTCCGCGCTGGAGCATCGCTCGTTCCGGCCGCTGGCCCGCTTCTTCAAGATCTATGTCCGCGGCTTCCGCGGCGCAGGCGAGCTACGGAATCAATTAATGAACGCCAGATCCACAAGTGAGGTCCGTTCCCTACTGGAGACTTTCGGGGATGTGGAGCACAGCAGAACGGAATAG